A window from Neodiprion fabricii isolate iyNeoFabr1 chromosome 2, iyNeoFabr1.1, whole genome shotgun sequence encodes these proteins:
- the LOC124175457 gene encoding exportin-2 translates to MELTEENLLTLSVYLKETLDPDVNVRRPAEKFLESVEVNQNYPLLLLHLINKAEVDLVIRITGAVTFKNYIKRNWKIDEDTGDRIHMQDRLAVKRLIMNLMLHSPESIQKQLSDAVSIIGRHDFPEKWPELIDQMVEKFNTGDFHVINGVLHTAHSLFKRYRYEFKSQSLWTEIKLVLDQFAKPLTDLFLATMNLAQVHANNIEALKIIYNSLVILCKVFYSLNFQDLPEYFEDNMNAWMTNFHILLTVDVPALKTADDEEAGVIEQLKSQVCDNVGLYAQKYDEEFQPFLPQFVTAIWNLLTSTGQQPKFDSLVSNALQFLATVADRAQYRYLFENPTTLGSICEKVIIPNMEFRESDNELFEDNPEEYIRRDIEGSDVDTRRRAACDLVKVLSKYFEAKIMEIFGSYIQLMLQNYAEKPTENWRSKDAALYLVTSSASKGQTQKHGVTQSSDLVSLPQFAAQHIEPELAKRNVNEVPVLKADAIKFIMIFRSVLPREVVIGSLPRLVRHLAASSSVVHSYAACAIEKILTLKGPDGGLLVQGEVLVSLAAELLKGLFATLETQGSEENEYAMKAVMRTFYILQERVVPFLGDLLPKLTEKLTIVARNPRRPHFNHYLFETLSLSIKIVCKTNPAAVSSFEQALFPVFQGILQQDIQEFIPYVFQILSLLLELQTAPDIPEPYMALFPCLLAPVLFERQANIHPLTRLLQAFVSHGPHQIIAQNKISGLLGVFQKLISSKANDDEGFHLMQTIIEHFPPNALESYMKQVFVLLFQRLTSSKTTKYVKGLIVFFATYAVKYGASNLVAIIDQIQPQMFGMVVERVFITDLQKVCGESERKITAVGISNLLIDCPEMLNSPYNAYYPRLLATLVEFFELPQDESILPEDQAFAEVDDAPGYQAAYSRLIYAGNPKKDPLQSIGDVRLYLAQGLGKLSPGQLPGLLGQIPEPNANHLRSYLQTAGIGVA, encoded by the exons ATGGAGCTAACCGAAGAAAACCTTTTAACGCTAAGTGTGTATCTCAAGGAAACACTCGACCCTGATGTCAACGTCAGGCGACCCG ctgaaaaatttctggaATCGGTCGAAGTGAACCAAAATTATCCCTTGCTACTGCTTCATCTGATCAACAAGGCTGAAGTTGATTTGGTCATCAGGATCACCGGCGCAGtcacatttaaaaattatatcaaacggAACTGGAAAATC GATGAAGATACCGGAGATCGCATACACATGCAAGATCGCCTAGCTGTGAAGCGATTGATAATGAACTTGATGCTTCACTCGCCAGAGTCAATCCAGAAACAGTTATCGGATGCTGTGTCCATCATTGGTAGACACGATTTCCCTGAGAAATGGCCAGAGCTCATAGATCAGATGGTTGAAAAGTTTAATACCGGTGACTTCCATGTTATAAACGGTGTTCTTCACACCGCTCACTCTCTATTCAAGAGATATAGATACGAATTCAAGAGCCAGAGCCTTTGGACCGAGATCAAATTAGTACTCGACCAATTCGCCAAACCCTTGACCGATCTTTTTTTG GCAACCATGAATCTTGCTCAAGTACATGCAAACAACATTGAAGCcttgaaaattatatacaaCTCACTGGTCATTCTGTGCAAAGTATTTTATTCCTTGAATTTTCAG GACTTGCCTGAATACTTTGAGGACAACATGAATGCTTGGATGACCAACTTCCACATTCTGCTTACTGTAGATGTTCCAGCGTTGAAAACTGCG GATGACGAGGAGGCTGGAGTAATTGAACAGTTGAAATCTCAGGTGTGCGACAATGTCGGTCTATATGCCCAGAAATACGACGAAGAATTCCAGCCGTTCTTGCCCCAATTTGTTACCGCAATTTGGAATCTCCTTACGTCGACTGGACAACAACCAAAATTCGATTCg cTGGTATCTAACGCTCTGCAATTTTTGGCCACAGTCGCCGATCGAGCACAGTACAGGTATTTGTTTGAGAATCCGACAACTTTAGGAAGTATATGTGAAAAAGTGATCATACCAAACATGGAGTTTAGAG AATccgacaatgaattatttgagGATAATCCAGAAGAATACATAAGACGTGATATTGAGGGCAGTGACGTTGACACGAGGCGACGCGCTGCCTGCGACCTCGTGaaagttttatcaaaatattttgaggCAAAAATTATGGAGATTTTCGGATCCTACATCCAG TTAATGCTGCAAAATTATGCTGAAAAACCAACAGAAAATTGGCGTAGCAAGGATGCGGCTCTGTACTTGGTCACGAGTAGTGCTAGCAAGGGTCAAACCCAAAAGCATGGAGTAACCCAGAGTAGTGATTTAGTATCGCTGCCTCAGTTTGCGGCTCAACATATTGAGCCAGAACTAGCAAAACGGAATG TTAACGAAGTTCCGGTTCTGAAAGCAGACGCAATCAAATTCATAATGATCTTCAGGTCCGTGTTACCCAGGGAAGTGGTCATCGGTAGTCTGCCTCGTTTAGTCAGACATCTCGCCGCTTCCAGTTCCGTTGTTCACAGTTACGCAGCTTGTGCTATTGAGAAAATACTTACTTTGAAGGGACCTGACGGAGGTCTTTT AGTCCAGGGAGAAGTGCTCGTATCTCTGGCGGCTGAATTGTTGAAGGGATTGTTCGCTACTCTAGAGACTCAAGGCTCGGAGGAAAATGAATACGCGATGAAAGCTGTGATGAGAACGTTTTACATTTTGCAAGAGAGAGTTGTACCATTCCTAGGCGACTTGCTACCTAAACTGACGGAAAAGCTTACCATTGTAGCGAGAAATCCTAGGAGACCGCATTTCAATCACTATTTATTCGAGACTCTTAGTTTATCCATAAA AATTGTATGCAAAACGAACCCAGCTGCTGTCTCTTCTTTTGAACAGGCTCTGTTTCCAGTTTTTCAAGGAATCTTACAACAAGATATTCAGG AATTCATTCCCTACGTTTTCCAAATTCTTTCCCTTCTACTCGAACTCCAAACAGCTCCAGACATTCCGGAGCCATACATGGCGCTTTTCCCATGTCTGCTAGCTCCTGTCCTTTTTGAACGCCAAGCCAATATCCACCCACTGACCAGATTGCTCCAGGCATTTGTGAGCCACGGTCCTCACCAAATTATTGCCCAAAACAAGATCAGCGGCCTGTTGGGTGTTTTCCAGAAACTAATTTCATCTAAGGCTAATGACGATGAAGGATTTCATCTGATGCAAACGATAATCGAACACTTTCCTCC aaaCGCGCTTGAGTCTTACATGAAGCAAGTGTTTGTACTGCTTTTCCAAAGACTAACATCCTCAAAAACAACTAAATATGTAAAAGGTCTCATCGTATTTTTCGCAACGTACGCTGTCAAGTACGGAGCCAGTAATTTGGTTGCGATAATCGACCAAATTCAGCCACA AATGTTTGGCATGGTTGTAGAGCGTGTGTTCATTACAGATTTACAAAAGGTATGTGGTGAAtctgagagaaaaattacagCCGTCGGAATCTCAAATTTACTCATAGATTGTCCGGAAATGTTGAACAGTCCATACAATGCCTACTACCCTCGGCTCTTGGCCACTTTGGTCGAGTTCTTTGAGCTTCCTCAAGACGAGAGCATTCTACCCGAGGATCAGGCTTTCGCTGAGGTCGACGATGCTCCCGGATACCAAGCAGCCTACAGCAGGCTTATTTATGCCGGGAATCCTAAAAAAGATCCGCTCCAAA GCATCGGTGATGTGCGGCTCTATCTGGCACAAGGTCTTGGTAAACTATCGCCAGGCCAGCTTCCTGGTCTGCTTGGTCAGATTCCAGAACCTAACGCTAATCATCTAAGGAGTTATCTCCAAACAGCCGGTATTGGCGTTGCATAA